A genomic region of Streptomyces sp. R33 contains the following coding sequences:
- a CDS encoding IS630 family transposase, producing MTASADVSVPRRGPKLEPLLLSPDERVVLERWARRASSAQAVVLRARIVLACAGADVPPIVVVARELRIAADTVRKWRRRFLAARLDGLVDEPRPGRPPTISVDQVEAVVVSTLEEIPQNATHWSRSSMADRSGLSKSTVGRIWRKFQLKPHLSDTFKLSTGPLFVEKLYDVVGLYFNPPEGAVVLSVDEKSQIQALDRSQPVLPLMPGMPERRTHDYVRNGLTTLFAAFDVATGEVITSLHRRHRAAEFKKFLIKIDKEVPEHLQVHLICDNYGTHKTPAIKTWLAKHPRFHLHFTPTGSSWINQVERWFGFLADQKIRRGAHKSVRSLEADIRAWVKQWNENPTPFTWTKTAEEILESLARFCQRISGAGH from the coding sequence ATGACTGCTTCTGCGGATGTGTCGGTGCCTCGTCGTGGTCCGAAGTTGGAACCGTTGTTGTTGTCGCCCGATGAGCGTGTGGTGTTGGAGCGTTGGGCCCGCAGGGCGTCATCTGCGCAGGCAGTGGTCTTGCGGGCTCGCATCGTGTTGGCGTGTGCCGGTGCTGATGTGCCGCCGATTGTCGTGGTGGCGCGGGAGTTGCGCATCGCTGCCGACACGGTCCGAAAGTGGCGTCGTCGGTTTCTGGCGGCTCGGCTGGACGGACTGGTCGACGAGCCGCGGCCGGGCCGGCCACCGACCATCAGCGTTGATCAGGTGGAGGCGGTCGTGGTCAGCACGCTGGAGGAGATCCCGCAGAACGCCACTCATTGGTCGCGTTCATCAATGGCCGACCGCAGTGGCCTGTCGAAGTCGACAGTGGGCCGGATCTGGCGAAAGTTCCAGCTCAAACCGCATTTGAGTGACACGTTCAAGCTGTCGACGGGCCCGCTGTTCGTGGAGAAGCTCTACGACGTGGTGGGGCTGTATTTCAACCCGCCTGAAGGAGCGGTGGTGCTGTCGGTGGACGAGAAGTCCCAGATCCAGGCTCTGGACCGCTCTCAGCCAGTGTTGCCGTTGATGCCCGGCATGCCCGAGCGCCGCACTCACGACTACGTCCGCAACGGTCTGACCACCTTGTTCGCGGCCTTCGATGTCGCGACCGGTGAAGTCATCACCTCACTGCACCGCCGGCACCGGGCCGCGGAGTTCAAGAAGTTCCTCATCAAGATCGACAAGGAGGTCCCCGAGCACCTTCAGGTCCACTTGATCTGTGACAACTATGGCACCCACAAGACACCGGCCATCAAGACGTGGCTGGCCAAACATCCACGGTTCCACCTGCACTTCACACCCACCGGCTCATCCTGGATCAACCAAGTGGAGCGATGGTTCGGCTTCCTCGCGGATCAGAAGATCCGCCGCGGCGCCCACAAGAGTGTGCGCTCCCTGGAAGCCGACATCCGCGCCTGGGTCAAGCAGTGGAACGAAAACCCGACCCCGTTCACCTGGACCAAAACAGCCGAAGAGATCCTCGAGTCCCTCGCCCGCTTCTGCCAACGGATCTCCGGCGCAGGACACTAG
- a CDS encoding S41 family peptidase has translation MRIVTATAVVLALVGAAAPAVTARQPATDGIWRTDGYGTALSIRNGTLQEYQTTAVSCIAGDSAQRTGPGAYTTPGGTVLTVRTRGDRDRASVRMDGDVGERNLRRMTELPDACTRSAPGSPLASFDVFWQSFEENYPFFAAKGIDWHAVRDRYRPTVHDRTTPDELFAVFSKMVEPLHDAHVAVFDVDGDGDPDRAFAQVRPGTVRPDGTLDAKVKKFVVERDLKNARNLQDFAAGRITYADLPGGQGYLRISGFGGYTGGKAPYAAELAELDKALDTVLDQERTRHLKGLVIDLRINGGGSDAMGLHIAGRLTDTPYLAYAKRARNDPADPTQHTRPQPLYVTPAQGPRYSGPVAVLTGGSTVSAGETFTQALMDRPGRTVRIGQPTQGVFSDVMVRKLPNGMSVWLPNEELLTRSGRTFDGAGIPPHLTDPVFTTEEFDQNKDSAFDRAVKVLRE, from the coding sequence GTGCGCATCGTCACGGCCACCGCCGTAGTCCTGGCCCTCGTCGGCGCAGCCGCACCGGCCGTAACCGCCCGCCAGCCGGCCACCGACGGAATCTGGCGCACCGACGGCTACGGCACCGCGTTGTCCATCCGGAACGGAACCCTCCAGGAGTACCAGACCACCGCCGTCAGCTGCATCGCGGGCGACAGCGCGCAGCGGACCGGCCCCGGCGCCTACACCACGCCTGGAGGCACCGTCCTCACCGTGCGCACCCGCGGGGACCGGGACCGCGCTTCCGTACGGATGGACGGTGACGTCGGCGAACGGAACCTGCGCCGGATGACGGAACTGCCCGACGCCTGCACGCGTTCCGCCCCCGGGAGTCCGCTCGCCTCCTTCGACGTTTTCTGGCAGTCCTTCGAGGAGAACTACCCCTTCTTCGCCGCCAAGGGCATCGACTGGCACGCCGTACGCGACCGGTACCGGCCCACGGTCCACGACAGGACGACCCCGGACGAACTCTTCGCCGTCTTCAGCAAGATGGTCGAGCCGCTCCACGACGCGCACGTCGCCGTCTTCGACGTCGACGGCGACGGAGACCCCGACCGGGCCTTCGCGCAGGTCCGCCCGGGCACCGTCCGGCCCGACGGGACGCTCGACGCCAAGGTCAAGAAGTTCGTCGTGGAGCGCGACCTCAAGAACGCCCGGAACCTGCAGGACTTCGCCGCCGGGCGGATCACCTACGCCGACCTCCCCGGCGGGCAGGGCTACCTGCGGATCTCCGGTTTCGGCGGCTACACGGGCGGCAAGGCCCCCTACGCCGCCGAGCTGGCCGAGCTCGACAAGGCGCTGGACACGGTCCTCGACCAGGAACGCACCCGCCACCTGAAGGGCCTGGTCATCGACCTGCGGATCAACGGCGGCGGCTCCGACGCCATGGGGCTCCACATCGCCGGGCGGCTGACCGACACCCCCTACCTCGCCTACGCCAAGCGGGCCCGCAACGATCCCGCGGACCCCACCCAACACACGCGCCCCCAGCCCCTGTACGTCACGCCCGCCCAGGGCCCCCGCTATTCCGGACCGGTCGCCGTGCTGACCGGCGGCTCAACCGTCAGCGCGGGAGAGACCTTCACCCAGGCCCTCATGGACCGGCCCGGCCGGACTGTGCGGATCGGGCAGCCCACGCAGGGCGTCTTCTCGGATGTCATGGTGCGCAAGCTCCCCAACGGCATGTCGGTCTGGCTGCCGAACGAGGAGCTGCTGACCCGGTCGGGCAGGACCTTCGATGGCGCGGGCATCCCGCCGCACCTCACCGATCCGGTCTTCACCACAGAGGAGTTCGACCAGAACAAGGACTCGGCCTTCGACCGGGCTGTGAAGGTCCTGCGGGAGTAG